From a single Calothrix sp. NIES-2098 genomic region:
- a CDS encoding Rhs element Vgr protein yields the protein MRQFFGKYRGKVTANKDPLYLGRIQVTVPAIFGEGRLSWAMPCTPYAGKDVGFFAIPPINANVWVEFEGGDPDYPIWAGCFWGENELPQNAKVDDPVKVQVFRVEGITLTLSNLGDNKGVTLEVENPVVERKLKMVFNADGIEINNKDETTAKWMADKIELKNRANSTVTITADTIELKESAIEIKLTANSIDLTCNPATVKLATASGIEVNNSPANTKWSSSGIASTTGVPKVELTPAAIELSNAAANVKLSPVTVNVNNGALEVI from the coding sequence ATGCGTCAATTTTTCGGTAAATACCGGGGCAAAGTAACTGCTAATAAAGATCCTTTATATTTGGGACGCATCCAAGTAACAGTACCAGCCATTTTTGGCGAGGGTCGCTTAAGTTGGGCTATGCCTTGTACTCCCTATGCTGGAAAAGATGTGGGTTTTTTTGCTATTCCCCCAATCAATGCGAATGTCTGGGTGGAATTTGAAGGTGGCGATCCAGATTATCCGATTTGGGCAGGTTGTTTCTGGGGGGAAAACGAACTACCGCAAAATGCTAAAGTTGATGACCCAGTTAAAGTGCAAGTCTTTAGAGTCGAGGGCATTACTCTGACTTTGAGTAACCTAGGCGATAACAAAGGAGTCACATTGGAAGTAGAAAACCCTGTGGTAGAGCGCAAGCTCAAAATGGTGTTTAACGCCGATGGTATTGAAATTAATAATAAAGATGAGACAACCGCTAAATGGATGGCAGATAAAATTGAACTGAAAAATCGTGCCAACTCCACCGTCACGATTACCGCAGATACAATTGAGCTTAAAGAAAGTGCTATTGAAATTAAATTAACTGCAAATAGTATTGACCTTACTTGCAATCCCGCTACTGTCAAACTTGCCACAGCATCGGGTATTGAAGTGAATAACAGTCCAGCAAATACTAAGTGGAGTAGCTCTGGTATTGCATCAACAACTGGCGTTCCTAAGGTCGAACTGACTCCAGCCGCCATTGAATTGAGTAACGCCGCAGCCAATGTCAAGCTTTCACCTGTTACTGTCAATGTCAACAATGGAGCCTTGGAGGTAATTTAA